DNA from Branchiostoma floridae strain S238N-H82 chromosome 15, Bfl_VNyyK, whole genome shotgun sequence:
gaccctctttgtacagttttgcccaactgAGCTACGTACAGGTCACAAAAAGTCAAacatggatatatatatatatatatatatatcctaatatataaagtatcacaaatctagtctaacacaaaagttcggcttcttctcgcttcttggtaatagtgaaaatgtagactgtatgggtttagctatggtctGTTTGTTCAAACGCATGTCATCCTCAAATCTACATTTCAGAAATGTGTGTGCTCCCTTGGCTAAACGGGTCGTTGGCAGGGAATGGGTTTTTGGGCCCACCGACCCCAACAGGGCCACCGGGACCTTCCGGACAGACGGAGCTCGTCTTGCCGGGAAACCTGACCGGAGTCGTCGGGCCTCCTGGGCTTCCGGGCCCGCCGGGACCTATCGGGCCACCCGGTCTTCCGGGGTCCGCTGGGGGGCCTCCTGGACCACCCGGACCTATCGGGCCACGCGGAGTTTCCGGGCCAAAGGGAAACCAAGGGCAACCCGGACCCGAAGGGCAATCCGGTACCCAGGGGCCACCAGGGCGTAGAGGCCCAAAAGGAGACCGAGGGCCACGCGGGCCTGAGGGGCAAAGCGGGCTCCAAGGCCCGCCCGGATGGCCGGGGCCTCCCGGGGGGCCGCCTGGGCCATCCGGACCTAAAGGAGAGAAGGGAGACAAGGGCAAGAAGGGACCCCCTGGACCCCCAGGAAAGAAGGGAAAAAGTAAAAGGGAAGCAAGGAGATATCGATTTGTTTACACAAAAAATGTAAGGGTCAAGGGTTAGATGATTTTCGGCGTAGTGTGGTCTAAATACACACCACTATGCTATTTCAGTCTGGATAGATTTAAAAATTAACACAATTTAGTGGTGATGGATAGAAGAGGGCCTCAGTATAATGACacaattcaataaaaaaatatgtacactGATGTTGACACatgttacaaatgtagcttTGATTTACATGACTTTCATATAGTTGTGTAATGTTCTACATTTGAAAGAGTTGTATGATGTACTAAATTTTTTAGTTGTATGATGTTCTATATTTAAGAGTTGTTTTGTGTTCTTCACTCTACAGAGTTGCCTGATATTCGGCATCTTTATGGGAACAGAGTTGTCTGATATTCTACACTTGACACAGTTGCATGATGCACTACATTGTTGTATTATGTtctacattttacatttgtatagcGATGTTCTATATCTCTTACAGAGTTGAGAACGTTCTATATTTCTAGAGTTGTTTGATGCTCTTCATTTTACAGAGTTGTATGATGTTCTACATTCTTATAGTTGCATGCTGTTCTGTGTTTTAGAGTTGCATCATTTGCTTCATTCTACGGAGTTGTACGATGTTCGACATCTTATAAGAGTTGATGTTATTCTACATTTTACAGTTGCATGATGTACcacattttgtacatagttGTATCATGCTCTACGTTTTACAGTTGTATAGCGATGTTCTATACTTCTTACAGAGTTGTATGATGTTTTACATTACTAGAGTTGTAAGATGTTCTGCATCATTAGAGTTGCATGGTGTTTGACAAGTTACAGAATTGTCTTATGTTCTACATTATTAAGAGTCGTGTTTGATGTTCTACATTTTTCTACAAGTTGTGAGATGTTCTACATTTCTTAAAAGAGTTGTAGAATACTCTACGTTATAAGAGTGTTATGATGATGTAAATTTTTTTACGGAATTGTGGCATGTTTTACATTATTCAGAGTCGTGTTCTATGTCCTACATTTCTTACAGTCTAGTAAGAGGTTCTACATGTAGAGTTGTATGATATCGATGTTCGACATCTTTACAGAATTGTACTATGTTCTGTGTATACATTTTTAAGAGCTGCTTGGTATTGTAAATTTCTACAAGTGGTGTGATGTTATACATTTCTTACAATTATAAATTTCTACATTTTAGAAACCGAAGAAAATGTTATGCCAATCTTATGTTCTAAGCGCTGACAAGCAACTGTGTGTTATGCAATCACAACGGCTTATCATAATAGTTCACTGCACTTTTATCAAGAGAAATTGGTTTTACCgatttatagttttttttactgattGACTGTAACTTTCATTCCTATGTTGTTTTATTGCTATTTCATTAAAAGTAAGTGCTGAGGCACTAAGATCAGAGAAACAGACATGTATGACTAAAATGTATTTGCTTTTCTTCCGTTGATGCTCATTTAGCTTATTCAATGTCAACCTTTGTTATTTGTTGTAGTTCCCGTTGACTTTGATTGTTACTTGTTTTATGTTAATTGAGCAGAAGACTCACATAAGCAGATATGCTTTTTGTCCTATACTCATTAATCAAATGTGAatagaataaataaataaatgaagtaTTAGTAGGGAATGTGTACTCAAGATTTTGGAAAGCAATAAACTAGTGGAATTAATTTAAaaaatcaatgaggaaatttaTAGTTCCAGTGTTTTCCATAATATGAGCTTAATGCATGTAACGTAATCATTGGCAGACGGAACATTAACAGAAACCGATAGATGCAAGTTAGTATAGATATGggctcaatttgcataattaatgcgaaAGTTCAATAATTCATGCAAGTGCTAATTACatttatttcatacttgtgacgtGAAAGTTTGCGAAAGTTTACATAGGCATGTATACATAGGTTATACAACTGTGCATCATTGTataccatttgcataattacaatacatgtatttcattgaaGTATAACGTTTCCGAACTTAACAGTACAGTCATTCCTGGTTGCTCAACACTGGAAATCACATTCTTATGACACATAAGTTGCAGAAGCACAAGAAGCAATTTTACTGTTTGAATTGTTATTCGGTGTATTCGCATCATCCCAACTACATGTTATGATAAATTCTTATCATTATGAATtattaaaatgaaaaatgataataatgatgttAGAATCTGTGCTCGTATTTTACAAAATTGTCGCTGACTTTGGCCACCACACCACATCTCCTAGATTAGAAAGAAAAGCGTACAGGCAACCTACGCAAGTGACCACTTTTACATAAGAACTGGTACCAACTTGCCAATGTGTGGCCCCGACAGACCTAGCCCAACCAGCTTTTCGCGTTCCTCCTTTCTCGAGATCAAGTTGCCCCCAACACCCGGCAGACCtagtctctaacagactcccgcctggccgaataggggactttggccaagtttagAATAAAAGCCTAGCAGGAGTTAATTGAcctaggagtgttggccggccggtcgcaaactgtactcctcgccAATCTAACTCTTCCTGCGTGTTTTCCgtcttatttggccattttctactattttttcagcaacctgcggagcctggtagagtctacaGCAAACCCAGAAGGCCCAACCATTCCCCTAGAATTCGAACCAGGAGGCCCCGGTTCCAGGAGGCCCGGGCCTACCAGCCTTCCCCCTGCGTCCGGCTGGCCCTATCGGCCCCTTCCGTCCAGGAGGCCCGggaggtccaggaggcccggtaacagCAGGGCCAGCCGGCCCCTTCTCTCCAGGACGCCCGGGTGGCCCGGGTGGTCCGGGTGGGCCCGGAAGCCCACGAGATCCGACAGATCCAGCGCCTTTTGTCTGGTTCCCCTTCTCTTCCGAAGACCCGGATGGCCCTGTCGGAGCCGGTGGCATCATCAAGACATTTCCTCCCATAGTCAAAGAGCGTTTTGGCTCAGGGAGTACACACATTTCTGAAAGGTAGAATATATGCTTTCATTGGCTTGAAAAACTAGGTAAAAAAATAAACTAACTTAAAGCTTAACTAGATCTAACTACAAAAAAGAATGGATGCTTtgtcaatctccaagcaggtcctacggtagcataagatagtacattgtattaaaagctgccagaggagtgtgTTTGACTAccggagtggctgatgactcccatTGGAAAGCTATACTCCTTAACCAGCTTTGACCCTATCTTATGTCACTggtaaattgattgattgattgattttatttttgcacttgaaaaaatgataacatacagtaattatagaaaacaacagaacgtgcaaggggggaaaaaaagacatgtggcttatacaaactcttCCCCCGtgaaaatttacaaatcataatacaattaaatggacatgaagattatacatcaaacaataataaaccaagtgAAAAAGATATAACCCAGTGATCATCATAACGT
Protein-coding regions in this window:
- the LOC118431599 gene encoding collagen alpha-3(IX) chain-like, which gives rise to MCVLPWLNGSLAGNGFLGPPTPTGPPGPSGQTELVLPGNLTGVVGPPGLPGPPGPIGPPGLPGSAGGPPGPPGPIGPRGVSGPKGNQGQPGPEGQSGTQGPPGRRGPKGDRGPRGPEGQSGLQGPPGWPGPPGGPPGPSGPKGEKGDKGKKGPPGPPGKKGKSKREARRYRFVYTKNVRVKG